One Triticum dicoccoides isolate Atlit2015 ecotype Zavitan chromosome 5B, WEW_v2.0, whole genome shotgun sequence genomic window carries:
- the LOC119309461 gene encoding wiskott-Aldrich syndrome protein homolog 1-like: protein MRLVYELVKVFTFLGAEDSEVADAFLFFTATLSAALVFFASDVEGRLIFFICDDFAGGADEIGSVSLGTTDVVALVGSDSSGTVADSSASLVNPTSSLFLPHAQAPTSPPATRPILPPSPLRRGPPEPPHYLLRPEPPPDPFHLPTFDSYLPPAPDQPPAPPRATAAFLLQRRCPLPYLACRRRSDPRAPCWLPPGEASSTRSGRHGIGAATNRSSHQPPPTYTAPFFPSFNPRGSGPCCCALPGDGWSPTSSAVRWDLGGAHQRDLGLDLNQEMLPGAPASPHQASPLVYLAAAHAGAVRPLLPDMVRSHWRCSAVPTRVLFEPRCSAVPTRVLFEPPLSSAASLSPAIVWKKSGAWCAVRWSTPWNSTTAGQVRLPLASNEGTAMASSFLRRRRCRPPQKPTRDPLHSSSP, encoded by the exons atgagGTTGGTGTATGAActcgtcaaagtcttcactttcttagGAGCTGAAGACTCTGAAGTTGCTGATGCTTTTCTTTTCTTCACTGCTACACTCTccgcagctttggtcttcttcgctTCTGATGTAGAAGGAAGGTTGATATTTTTCATCTGTGATGACTTTGCAGGAGGAGCAGATGAAATTGGTTCAGtttctttaggcacaactgatgtagttgccctggTAGGTTCAGATTCTTCAGGCACAGTAGCAGATTCTTCAGCTAGCCTGG TCAACCCAACTAGCTCCCTCTTCCTCCCCCATGCTCAAGCCCCCACCTCCCCACCCGCGACCCGACCAATCCTCCCCCCTTCTCCGCTGCGGCGCGGCCCTCCCGAGCCGCCGCACTACCTTCTCCGGCCAGAGCCGCCGCCCGACCCTTTCCACCTTCCTACCTTCGACAGCTACCTACCACCGGCACCCGACCAACCTCCAGCGCCACCGCGAGCCACCGCCGCTTTCCTCCTACAACGCAGATGCCCCCTCCCCTACCTAGCGTGTCGTCGGCGGTCAGATCCTAGAGCCCCGTGCTGGCTACCTCCCGGCGAGGCCTCCTCCACCAGATCCGGCCGCCATGGCATCGGTGCGGCCACAAACCGATCCAGCCATCAACCACCGCCCACCTACACTGCCCCTTTCTTCCCGTCATTCAATCCCCGCGGATCTGGCCCGTGCTGCTGTGCACTGCCCGGCGATGGATGGAGCCCCACCTCCTCTGCAGTTCGGTGGGATCTTGGTGGTGCTCATCAGCGAGACCTCGGCCTCGACCTCAACCAGGAGATGCTCCCCGGCGCACCGGCCTCCCCCCACCAAGCCTCGCCCCTCGTCTACCTCGCGGCGGCCCACGCGGGTGCAGTTCGCCCCCTGCTTCCCGACATGGTTAGGTCGCACTGGCGCTGCAGTGCGGTTCCCACGCGCGTGTTGTTTGAGCCGCGCTGCAGTGCGGTTCCCACGCGCGTGCTGTTTGAGCCGCCCCTCTCCAGTGCGGCTAGCCTCTCCCCCGCAATAGTTTGGAAGAAGTCAGGGGCATGGTGTGCAGTTCGATGGAGCACGCCATGGAATTCAACAACCGCAGGTCAGGTACGACTGCCCCTTGCCTCAAACGAGGGAACGGCCATGGCCTCCTCCTTTCTTCGTCGTCGTAGGTGCAGGCCACCGCAAAAACCGACCCGCGACCCCCTCCACTCCTcctctccctga